Genomic DNA from Kwoniella dendrophila CBS 6074 chromosome 7, complete sequence:
TTTTCCCTGTTCCAGAATACAGTCAGTATCTTAGCTAATTCAGAAATGATGTACGATGGTTTCGGTATTAGAGTTGAAGAAATAGCTATACAGCCTGAGTAAGTCGGCTCATCTTCCTTCGCTCTCAGTTGATCATTAAGTGATTGATGTAAGAATTCTTTCCTTAGATGGATACCGCCAAATTGCGAGTAAGTCTTTCGAGGTATATGATCATCTTTCCGTGTACCGACATCTCATGGAAGAGATAGATCTTGGAGATTGATGTTCATTGTGTGATGTATCACTCACTTAGAGTCGACGTGTAAGTCAATCTGTACCGCCCAGGTAATACATGAACCTAGTTGTTCTCCATAAGGAGATAGCTAACACAATACAATCTCACATTGTCACCATATGCAGATGGGATTTAACAAAACCACTTCCgtataaatcttcttcttttgatatcaTCCATATCCGATCTTTACAGAATCGAGTAAGTCGAGTGTACCAATTCCTCTTACTTCCAGACCACGCAATGCGAAAAATCCAAATATTAGGCAAAAATCCATATATATTGTACACCTGATACTGATCCCTCGATCGCATCTAGATAACATCCTATACAGCATTAATCACTCAAGTTTTCGATCTACTTAAACCAGGTGGACTATTAATGATATTTGAAGATTTCACTTTACTCCCACAACCACAATCCGCTACCGCACAAACGGATGTAATACCTGATAAAAAGGTTAAAGCATTCTTTGACGCTTATAAAAGATCTTTCAAGTATAATGGGATGAAACAAAATTCACTGGAGGATGTTATAAATACCTTCAGAGATTTTAGGGGTTGCGAAGTTAAGGGTGATTTGATCAAGGTCCCGATAGGGCATGGAtcaggtaagtcaaataTCAACACTTTCCATCTACCATAAACGAATGTGTAATAGTGTTAGCAAAATTCATGATTATTTATTCGGTATATATACTCATATTGAGGCAACGACTTAGGCAAAACAACACAATTATCGAAAAtccatttgatcaatttaAAAGCTTGGATAGAATCCACTAGGTATATGATTGTTCATTCAGGTGGATATACAGACGATGAATTCGATCTACTGAGTAAGTGTTTTAGCTAAAACAGGGAGAGCATAATTTAAGCCACATCTACTCTTTGGGGCTAATCAATGACTTATCATTGACTTCGTAGGTGAAGCGTTGATAGAACAGattgagaaagaagaattatacactttttatcattctttCAGTATAAGAAAAGCTTGAAGAGATGACATGCTTGGCATAAGAGGTTATGCGAGTGTTTCATACGAGTTTGGCCATAGCTTACCTATCCGAATGTAGAGAACGCAAAGTATACATACTATACAGATACAATGTCACATAACTTATGTCGTTTACAACTTGGCATACCTTGTTCCAATTTTTACTTTTCTCTTCGAATAGATGACATacctttttttccttctATCATCCTACTGATTTTCAGTTATACTTCCATCCGTCAACAATATACTATCATCCACTACTTTGCCCTGAATATCCGATTATTTCGAAGCGAATTTACCAATTTGGTAAGCACCTTTTGCAGTTAATTTAGCTGCTCCagcacctaatttacctaacCCGGTCATAACCTATGGTATTAACGTATCAGCATTAACCCAGAACGAAGAACATAGATGAGATAATAGAAGAACGAGTATGAAGGTTCACCGGGGATTGTGCGGTCAAATAAGATAGAAGCAATATGTCTGTATTGTGGGTCCTCACTCACTTgatctttcctttcattaGTAGCTATATTTCTCCATCCATCAGTGACTCTATCAGCAGCTACACCAATAGTATTTTGTGCCCTATCTGGTATATATCCTTGAGCTTGTTTCAAGTATGAAGGTTGCGATGGAGGGACGGGAGCTGTTATACAGAACAAATTAATCAGTATTTGCACTAAATATACCAGTTAAAACTCCTGACCAGTGTTTCCACGTTCATACTAGGTGATTTTCAATGCGGATTATGGTATTTCGTAGGACGAAGAATATATCTCACCTGTAGATACATTTCTTCTAGGAGGTTCGGGTGGAGTTTGAGGCATCATACCTTCTCTACCTAATGGAGGTAAGTTTCTTCTATTCTGGGACGTAGATGAGGTTTCAGCAGGTTGTGGTCTATAACCTTGTCTCGAAGGATCAGGTTGATATGTGAATTGTGATGCGCTTGTAGGAGGTTTAGGTACAGCTCTACCATTTGATGAGTTatttaatgaagataatgatccATATTGTACTGGTTCATTCGAATTATTACCTGGTCTAGTTGAATTGTTATATGAAGGTGGTGGCGATGTCGGTTGTTGTCtaggtggttgaggttgagctgAAGGTGCTGTGTAGAATGGATTTGTATATGTTCTTGGTGGTTGTGACATTTTTGATACTGCTTTCGTTCGCGATCGGAAAGGTCAATTTCAGTCTGAAGAGATAAGGTTTGTAAAGTCTATATAGTAAGCTGAACAACAAAAGAGAGATGGGTTATTGTCTTTCTTGGCACCTATCATACTGGACCATCCCttcatttcatctcttgCAGCTGTGACGTTATTTCACCGAAACATGACCAGATTTGCTTCCGTTCTCGCTATTATATCCCTCCGTTGGAACTTTATGATTATCACTTACAGAagtttatcaatttatcagCTATCCTGTAGGTGTAAAATTAATCAACCTCATCTACTTATTAGCTTGCTTGCTTAGAAAAGCTTAGATACCATACATTTAGCATACACAGGATATTTTGTCCGCAGATATCAAGAGGAAATGGCCAATATCTCAAATACTTCCACATTTTTGCCGGTAGATCAAGCGCAAAAGGATCAACGACAACAGATGTTTTCAGCCCATTTACAAAATCAGCTATTACCTGAACTTGAAGGTATTAGACAAGCATTAGGTAAAGTAGAATTCGATATTTCAGAATAGTAAGCTGCTCGACAGGTGAATCTTTATAAGAGATTTCGCTGAAGGAAAAATACATATAATAGTGAAGACCTTCAGAATaaacttgatcaacttgCGAAATTGgataaaaatgaaagtaTAGAAAGtttaattgaattaggtgCTGGTGTTTGGGTTGAGAGTAGAATGTGAGTTGATACCACATCTACCTCTCTTTAATCATTGAGTATATACGCACAAACACATATAGAAGTATATATGGGTGTGGGTAGTTTTATTCACCTTTGCTGATAGCCCAAACGGGAAATAGATTTGATACGCAAAATATCACTCTTGATTTGGGATTCGATATACATATGGACATGACATTAggagaagctaaagaatatgtcgagaagaagatgacagTGCTAAAAAAGTCAGTTGTTAGTTCCTTGATTGTATGTCATTGGGCTCATGGTGTCgtaatttcaacattttcaggAAAAGAGATAATCTTAgtcaaaaagaagaattcttAGTTTGGGAAGTTggtcaagtgagtatcatGGTTTTGGATGATCGCTCAAGAATATATACTAAGCCTCCCTCATTATTTCAGTTTCACGGCGCCCTTAGTCAAGAGCAAGATAAACCGATATTGCAAGTATAGCTAAAATACATCTAACGTGCCTATTAATAGTAGTGAAATGACATGATATGGATTTTCGATAAAAGGTATGTTCGACTGTCCATGCTATACGTCCATCCAACTGTCTATACTGCATAAAATATATCAACCAAATATTATTCCGATAATCCTAAATTGACTAATCTTTATTGATTTTAGGCTTTTCAACTAAACTGATAAAATTTTGTGATTTCcataatttatcttt
This window encodes:
- a CDS encoding prefoldin, alpha subunit; amino-acid sequence: MANISNTSTFLPVDQAQKDQRQQMFSAHLQNQLLPELEGIRQALGKVEFDISEYEDLQNKLDQLAKLDKNESIESLIELGAGVWVESRIFDTQNITLDLGFDIHMDMTLGEAKEYVEKKMTVLKKKRDNLSQKEEFLVWEVGQFHGALSQEQDKPILQV